One Aphelocoma coerulescens isolate FSJ_1873_10779 chromosome 6, UR_Acoe_1.0, whole genome shotgun sequence DNA window includes the following coding sequences:
- the LOC138112514 gene encoding endogenous retrovirus group K member 10 Gag polyprotein, whose protein sequence is MSSQENFPIKMGNNISKLETLHKDCLLHITKEQGYNIQESKLIQLLIWVKTYCPWYPPDGSYDLCHWRQVGESLKTHQLDSHEVNCDEFITWGIVYSALQASRDSEETLHPAINSSADSSPEHTAPLSHPDLAVLQVKEGMNGEELEGNLVNLRAIDLRQECELYPAIKSQPLKTMAASPSTDAKVLKQHSCPPPSEPLRHMTDNELLLSPEPKHFLDTCQRQALDPGDVEFLRAMPTVYQGNQPRHEQISYEMVKVLRNSVKKYGLQSSYTMGVVEVIAKNYVMLPADWKALFKFIMTARQYLIWWAEYEELCENQAWANMNTGNAGITKDHLAGTGAQATKRDQLRMPPETYNQVRGLAIRALKRVPDIDKTEPGFSTIRQGPQEPYITFIDRLQTAVNRQIDLPAAAEILLKSLAYENANTDCRKALDQIKNNPGISLTDFIKTCVHVGTEQYKEDLLATALAQQLKVAWAAIKCFDCGEEGHVKKQCSKKKQGNKKPSKKCPRCKKGYHWSNECHSKYDKDGKPLPQRGKSKQGAGSGAPQQNRIQPQQTNTAQVTEGEAQEMLAWTWQFPPQPQ, encoded by the coding sequence ATGAGCAGCCAGGAAAATTTCCCCATAAAAATGGGCAATAATATAAGTAAACTGGAAACTCTCCATAAAGACTGTTTATTGCATATTACAAAGGAACAAGGCTATAATATACAAGAAAGCAAACTTATACAACTCCTTATATGGGTGAAAACTTACTGTCCTTGGTATCCCCCTGATGGCTCCTATGACCTCTGTCACTGGAGGCAAGTGGGGGAGTCTCTAAAGACTCATCAATTAGACAGTCATGAGGTTAACTGTGATGAATTTATTACATGGGGAATTGTATATTCTGCACTACAAGCTTCTCGCGATTCAGAAGAAACATTACACCCAGCCATAAACTCATCTGCAGACTCTTCCCCTGAACACACAGCACCGCTTTCACATCCTGATTTGGCTGTTTTGCAAGTGAAGGAGGGAATGAATGGGGAGGAACTGGAGGGCAATCTCGTAAATCTAAGAGCTATTGATCTAAGACAGGAATGTGAGTTATATCCTGCCATAAAGTCACAGCCACTGAAAACTATGGCTGCATCACCATCTACTGATGCAAAGGTGCTAAAACAGCACTCATGTCCCCCACCCTCTGAGCCCTTAAGACATATGACTGACAATGAACTTTTGCTGTCCCCTGAGCCAAAACACTTCCTAGACACCTGCCAAAGACAAGCATTAGATCCTGGGGACGTTGAATTTCTCCGTGCTATGCCCACAGTCTATCAAGGCAATCAGCCTCGTCATGAGCAAATTTCTTATGAAATGGTTAAGGTATTAAGAAATTCTGTCAAAAAATATGGTCTGCAGTCTTCCTATACAATGGGAGTTGTAGAAGTTATAGCAAAAAACTATGTTATGTTACCTGCTGACTGGaaagctttatttaaatttattatgACAGCAAGACAATATTTGATATGGTGGGCAGAGTATGAAGAGTTATGTGAAAATCAAGCATGGGCTAACATGAACACTGGTAATGCTGGAATAACAAAGGATCATTTGGCAGGGACTGGAGCTCAGGCAACCAAAAGAGATCAGTTAAGAATGCCCCCAGAGACATATAACCAAGTGAGGGGGCTGGCTATAAGAGCTCTGAAAAGAGTGCCGGACATTGACAAAACTGAGCCTGGCTTCTCCACCATAAGGCAAGGACCCCAAGAACCCTACATTACTTTTATCGATCGCTTGCAAACAGCTGTGAACAGGCAAATTGATTTACCAGCTGCAGCAGAAATATTATTGAAATCCTTAGCCTATGAAAATGCTAATACTGACTGTCGTAAAGCACTTGATCAAATCAAAAACAATCCTGGTATTTCCTTAACTGACTTTATCAAAACTTGTGTACATGTTGGTACAGAACAATACAAAGAAGATTTACTAGCAACTGCCTTAGCTCAACAGCTAAAAGTGGCTTGGGCAGCAATTAAATGCTTTGACTGTGGAGAGGAAGGTCACGTAAAAAAGCAGTGCTCAAAGAAAAAGCAAGGGAATAAAAAACCTAGTAAAAAGTGCCCCAGATGCAAGAAAGGTTACCACTGGAGTAATGAATGCCATTCCAAGTATGACAAAGATGGCAAACCTCTGCCACAACGGGGAAAGTCGAAGCAGGGAGCAGGATCTGGTGCCCCACAACAAAACAGGATCCAGCCACAGCAAACTAACACAGCTCAAGTTACAGAAGGAGAAGCCCAGGAAATGCTGGCTTGGACTTGGCAGTTTCCACCACAACCACAATAA